Below is a window of Malania oleifera isolate guangnan ecotype guangnan chromosome 1, ASM2987363v1, whole genome shotgun sequence DNA.
ATGCACGACGCCGGCGGTCTCAGCACCGACGATGCTGGTGTTCTCCTGGTACCCTAGCCCCAGCATGTGCCAGAAGGGATCTATAACGTGGACGTGACCATGGAATGCTATTAGCCCCGGCGGTAATGTTCCTAGCTGCCATAAACTCAGGTCTGATTTTAAATTCTGCGTgttgagaaaaaaagaaaaataaaaaaaaaaagaaaaaagaaaaggagcaTACATCAGTTAACTAATTAGTTAAAAAAACTTTATCACTGATCATTAGTTCTTCAAAATGTTTTAAATCAGAATACTCGtagcttgtatttagaagcataaaTTAGGAAACTTGAATTTAAGTTTATGAAAAAGAACTCGGGTTAATTAATTACCTCTTCAACCCAATAATGGTAGGTGTGGCTTATGTTGGTCTTCCTCCAAGCTTCGAGGTCGAAGATGTTCATACCATAAGCCCATGCACATTCGTCAGGATCGAAATTCTTCGCTATCAACGGATGGGAGAAGTTCAAATAACTCTTCAATCGCTTCGACATTACAAACTTATCGCCCCCCCTGCATGTTTCTACTGCTCCATTGACTTTGCCATTCATATCGATGTCCCAAAGAGGGGAAAGATCAGTTTGTACCACAATGTCGTCGTCGAGGAAGACAACTTTGTTGAGACTAGGAAACAACTGCAAAGAAAAATGCAACAAGCGACTAAGCACAAAAGCTGGGAAAACTATATTAAGAATGGTTTAGTTTGAATAAGCTGTAAAATCTTACCTCTGGCAAGTGTATCCTTATATGATTCATTATTGAATTGTACTTGGGACTAAGTGCTTGAAGCTTTGCAGCAATGACATATGGCTTCTCAGTGTTGTTTGCCACGATCGCCGACGACCCACCTCGAAACTGCGACCGCACCCTTTGGTCCTTCTCCATGGCTTCCAGAACCGGGACCTTCCCCTTGGAGAACCAATCGAAATGGTGCAATGCCTTGACCTCGATGACGGCCGGGGCCAGAGGGTGCAGTGAGAACCATGCCTGCATTGGGGAGTAGGTCTTCCTGTCCGTGATAATGTGAAGGACTATCTTTCCGGGACGCAGCGAGTTTTGAACTAGCGATGACGCGACCACGGAGGCGGCGAGCACGTTGTCGGAGGCCAGGACGAAGTGGAAGAAGGAGTTGTCGACGAGGGAGGGAACGGACTCAGCGGAGGGGAGCTGGAGGCGGGCGGCGGCGTTGGTGGTGTGCTCATTGGCCAGTTTTAGAGTGAGGCAGTGGAGCTGCTTTGGTATGCTGCTGGACGCTACATGCCTGTACAAGTATTCCTGGATTTTGGCTGTTCTGGTTCTTTCCTCAAGAAGGGTCACCTAAGAAAATTGAACCAAGGTTAAATCCACCAGCGAGcattaatttgaaaaatattaatgaagAGACGAAATTATTAGATTGTATGTATATACGGACTTAATATAATTTTACCATATGTGTGTATTTTACTATATTTTAATTAAAGTAGACAATTTTTTACACATGATAAAATCAAATTAGCTCTCATGTCTATACTCTATTTTCTCAGAAGGAGACAATCGACAAAACGAAAACTTAAAAACTCGTTGCCTCTGCTTGCCATGAGATGGAAAACAATTGAAAATGACACTTCATGGCCAGGCGGTAACTCATTTTGTCACATCTATTCTTGCATGAGTTTCTTGTTTGAGGAGCCACTAACGACCATAAAATCAGAGAGATAGAtgaacatttgatttcagggtgAAACTGAAATGCCACCAAGTAAtggagagaaaaggagagagagattAGTACGTGCGTACCATAGCCCTAAGCTTTAAGGCAAAAGCCATTGCATCTGATCTGCTGTCCTTAATTTCAGCCATGAAGTCTTCAAGCGATTGAGGAACCTCTGACAGCTTTTGTATTTCTTCTTTGCTGAGTGGCTCTTCCAAAACTTGATATACCACTTCTGGCACCTTAATTCTCAGAAACCCATTGCACAAATTTCAGTTATGGATTAATTATTACTATCTTTAAAATCTCCCTCAATAAATTAAAATGAGCATTTCTGAATCTGTGAATAGAGAAATTAGAATTGGATTGAaaacaaataatttaaatttggaGATGCGGGTTGAGGCTTGAGAGATTACAGTGGGTCCCGGCCTCCTCCCCAAAAGCCTAGGCCCTAATCTTTTCCCCAGACAACCTGCCATaggattgaaaaagaaaaaatgttacaTAGATTTCTTCGGCAACTCTTGTGACTTTGCATAtccaatttatacaaattagaGTACTATTCTTATAAAATGACCAACACCCTAATTAAGAATGTTTTGGGTAGTTCCGTGTGGTTGTACTAATattatgtttggtttgtgaaataTTTATTCTAAGGAATAgattacaattagttatacaagaaattatattgtTACTATAAGACAAATAACAATATGAAACATTTTGTAagtccataataaggaatagataaggaataattatttttaaattttataatggaAATGTCTactcctttcttattacatgtcgaatggaataattaggaatatataaggaataattATTCTTGTAATTCTCAAAATGTAAACTATATTTACCTTATTCCAATGATCGTAGCGATTCCTTCAAACCAAACAAGTCGTAATAATATTTATTGTTGTGTGTGACCTATTTAATTAGAGGAGGTTGACAAATAACggcatgtttggtttgcaaaatgaaATTGGATagaaaattaatgaaataaaaGTTTGAATGAAGAGTGTGATCAAACTAATTTGATAACTTTAATTGATTTCGTTTTCCCCTAATTCCATTCTACTTAAGCACCAAATGTACGGTAAAGAAAGAAACCTCTACACCATATAGATTAGCTGACATCGATCTAAAGCGAATT
It encodes the following:
- the LOC131145130 gene encoding probable galacturonosyltransferase 12, which produces MQLHISPSLRHVTVLPAKGVREFIKVKAGSRRLSYRMVFYSLLFFAFLLRFVFVLTAMDTIDGETKCSTVGCLGKRLGPRLLGRRPGPTVPEVVYQVLEEPLSKEEIQKLSEVPQSLEDFMAEIKDSRSDAMAFALKLRAMVTLLEERTRTAKIQEYLYRHVASSSIPKQLHCLTLKLANEHTTNAAARLQLPSAESVPSLVDNSFFHFVLASDNVLAASVVASSLVQNSLRPGKIVLHIITDRKTYSPMQAWFSLHPLAPAVIEVKALHHFDWFSKGKVPVLEAMEKDQRVRSQFRGGSSAIVANNTEKPYVIAAKLQALSPKYNSIMNHIRIHLPELFPSLNKVVFLDDDIVVQTDLSPLWDIDMNGKVNGAVETCRGGDKFVMSKRLKSYLNFSHPLIAKNFDPDECAWAYGMNIFDLEAWRKTNISHTYHYWVEENLKSDLSLWQLGTLPPGLIAFHGHVHVIDPFWHMLGLGYQENTSIVGAETAGVVHFNGRAKPWLEIAFPQLRPLWAKYLDFSDKFIKSCHISRGSY